The Mangrovibacterium diazotrophicum DNA window TAATCGCATGTTGACATAGAATCGTAAACGGCTATTTTCAAAATCACCTAACAATACAAAAGGGCACCCCAATCGGAGTGCCCTTTTTCACTAAAAATCCCCATCTTCCTTTAAGTCTGTAACTAGGCTACAGCTTCTTCTAAAAACAACTTGATATCTTTGTCCGGGTTGGTAATGCCGGCAATGCCGAAGTTTTCAACCAGTACCTTGGCTACATTTGGTGACAGGAATGCCGGCAGCGTTGGCCCCAGGTGAATGTTTTTCACGCCCAGGTGAAGCAGTGCCAGCAACACAATCACCGCTTTTTGTTCGTACCAGGCTATGTTGTAAGCAATCGGCAGCTCGTTCACATCATCCAATCCAAAAATTTCTTTCAGTTTCAGCGCTACCACAGCCAGTGAGTACGAGTCATTACACTGTCCGGCGTCGATCACGCGTGGAATGCCGCCGATATCGCCCAAAGGCAGTTTGTTGTAACGGTACTTGGCACATCCTGCAGTCAGGATCACGGTGTCTTTCGGCAGTTTGGCAGCGAATTCTTCGTAGTAGTCGCGGCTCATCATGCGGCCATCGCAACCAGCCATCACAAAGAACTTGCGGATTGCACCGGTTTTCACCGCTTCCACGATCGGTTCAGCCAGTTCGAAAACCTGGTTGTGTGCAAATCCACCAACGATTTCACCTTCTTCAATTTGCGTTGGTGCAGCGCATTTCTTCGCATGTTCAATAATTGCTGAGAAGTCTTTCATCTCACCCTCTTTGCGATCCGGAATGTGAATGGCACCGGTCAAACCACTTGCTCCGGTGGTGTAGATGCGGTCTTTGTAAGTTGCCTTTTCCATTGGCGGAACAATGCAGTTGGTGGTGAAGAGAATTGGTCCGTTGAAGGATTCGAATTCTTCTTTTTGTTTCCACCAGGCATTTCCATAGTTACCGGCCAGGCAGCTGTATTTCTTGAACTCCGGGTAGTAGTTGGCCGGCAGCATTTCGCTGTGGGTGTACACATCCACGCCGGTTCCTTCGGCCTGTTTCAGCAGGTCTTCCATGTCGCGCAGGTCGTGTCCCGAGATCAGGATGGCCGGGTTGTTGCGCACGCCGATGTTCACTTTGCTTACTTCCGGATTTCCGTAGGCTGAAGTGTTGGCCGCATCCAGCAACGCCATCACATCGACCCCGAATTTGCCCGTTTCCAAAGTGAGACCAATCAGCTCATTAACCGGAAGGTCCTGTGTTGTTTTGGCCAGCGCCTCCATCATGAAATCGAAAATCTCTTGTTTTTCATGCTTCAGGTTATATGCATGTTCCGCATAAGCAGCCAAGCCTTTCAAGCCGTAAATAATCAGCTCTTTCAGTGAGCGAACATCTTCGTTGACTTCACTCAAAATGCCTACTTCTTTCGATTTGGCTTCAAATTCTTCACCGGAGGCAGCGGTCCAGTGTAACGAGTCGTGGTCGCCAATCAGCAGACCGGCAGCGGCTACTTTGCCTTTCAGTTCGTCGCGGAATTTCAACGCTTTTTTAATGCGAATTACAAAAGCCGTGTGGTCGAAATTCGCATTGGTGATGGTGGCAAACAAGCCATCGAACACCACTTTGTTAGCGGCTTTATCGCCCTGGCCAACTTCTTTCAGTTGGGTATTTAAAATTGAAATTCCTTTCAATACGAACAAGAGGGTATCCTGCAGGTTGGCAACGTCGCTTGTTTTTCCGCAAGCCCCTTTGATGGTGCAGCCGATGCCTTTGGCTGCTTCCTGACACTGATAACAAAACATATTTTCCATAATTCGTCGATTTTATATTTTATGATTTTTTTGACAATAGAATCCCAGGCTTCCCTTCGGAAAGCTTTTAACCCAATGACCACGAAGACTACTTAATGACCATGGAATGACAATAGAATGACTATTGGATGACCTTTGGAAGCTTAATCTCCGCTTCCCATTATCGCGACGCTCAGCCTCTTGCTTACACCCACTCTTCCGAGATGATGTCTCCGCGAATGCCGATCACGACTTCTTTCACCGGAACTTTGCGCTGGGCGCGTTCGGTTGCCATTTGAACCAGGTGGCTCAAGCCGCCGCAGCACGGTACTTCCATAATGGCCACAGTGATGGTATTTACGCGTGACTCGTCGATCAGTCGGATGATTTTTTCCAGGTAAATTGATTTTCCCTCGTCAAGCTTCGGACAAGCAATCACCAGCTTTTTGCCTTTGATGAATGATCCGTGGAAGTCGCCGTGTGCAAAAGCCGTGCAGTCGGCGGCAATCAAAAGGTCGCTTCCCTGGAAATAACTGGCAGCCGGGTTAATCAGGTGCATCTGCACCGGCCATTGTTGCAATTCGCTTTGTCCGCATGATTTTGATGTCGTTTGCGGAGCCATCATGAAAGCTGGTTTTTCGAAGCTCACAGGAGCCGATCCCGGGCACCCGCCGCCGCAACCACCACTGGCTGCCGGAGCTTCGGGCTTGCTGTTGTGTACCGCGCTGATAATTGCAGGAACGTCCAGCTCAATGATGTCCTCGTTTGCTTTCAGGTAACCAACCGCTTCTTTTAGGAAGGCTATTTCGTTGTGATCTTTCAGGTGTTTCAGGTGAGCAATTACCGTGTTGGCTCCTTTCGAAATCATTTGCTGAATCACGATTGTTTCGTCGTATTCATCCGCCTCGCGTTTTTCAATTTCCAACGCACCCTGAGGACAGTGGCCAAGGCAGGCTCCCAACCCGTCACACATCAGTTCGCTAATGAGCCTTGCTTTGCCATCTATAATTTGAAGTGCTCCTTCGTGGCAGTTTGGCACACATACACCACATCCGTTGCACAGTTCTTCGTCTATTTTAATAATCTCGCGTATCATCGTTTTCGTTTTTTCGGGGTTAATTTCAGATTGGTTCAAGTTCGATATTTTTGACTTGTTTCCGATCTTTTGACACAACAAATGTAAGGTGGCGCTGTTAGTGAAATTGTACCAATTGTTACAAACTCCTACATTTCTATGCTAAATTTTGAATTATTGGTGAAATCGCCGGTTTTTATGGGGCTCGATGCCGCGAAACTGGAAGACATCCTGGACGGGATTCATTATCAAATCCGGAAATTCGACAAAAATGAGCAGGTCGTTCACTCGGGCGATCCCTGCGTGGATTTGATGCTGGTATTGTCGGGTAGTGTAAAAGGCGAAATGGCCGACTACAACGGGAAGACCATTAAAATTGAAGATATTCCGGCACCTCGCCCTCTGGCTGCTGCCTTTCTGTTTGGGCAGAACAATCGTTTCCCGGTGAATGTGATTGCCAATGAAGAGGTGAGCCTGCTGTGTATTTCGCGTCCCGAGTTCCTGAAGATTTTGCAAAAGGACCAGCGGATTCTGACGAACTATCTGAACTCGATCTCCTCGCGCGCTCAGTTCCTGTCCTCCCGTATCAAGTTTTTGTCGTTTAAAACGATCCGGCAAAAGATTGCGCACTATCTGCTCGATTTAGCTGGCGACCGTTTGGCGGTAGTTGAATTGCCATTATCGCAAGCCCAACTAGCCGAATTTTTCGGTGTGACACGTCCGGCTTTGGCCCGTGCTATGGGCGAAATGGCCGCCGAAGGACTGATGGAAGTTCAGCGTCGCACCATCCGCATTTTGGATAAGGGGAAGATGAACGATTTGCTGAATGGTTGAGGGCAGAGGGCGTGGGGCAGAGAATTGTGGAGTCGGTTAGGCATCATTTTTTAGTCCCGGATTGCTGGTAACCGATTAGTCTTCTCTCTGTTTGGTTTTCCTTTTGACTGATTAATTCATCCAAGTAGCTAAACACCAATTCAATGTTTTTATCCTGATTGCTAAGCTTCTTTTTAATCTCTTCGATTTCCAGTCGCAGGCTCATTGTGTCAGCCAGCATTTCCCGCACTTTGGTGAAAATCCGCATAATTTGTATGTTGACCGGTATGGCTTGGTCGCTGTTCAAAACACTTGAAAGCATTGCTATACCTTGCTCCGTAAAAGCCAATGGCGCTTTGCGCAAACCCATCTTTTCGGAATTGGATATCACAATTTGTGACTTCCAATTTTCAAATTCGGCTTTGGTTAGTTGGAACATGAAATCATCGGGAAAGCGGGATATATTTCTTTTTACTGCTTGATTCAGGACTCTGGTTTCTACGCCGTACAATTCCGCCAAATCGCGGTCAATCATCACTTTTTTATTTCGTATGAGATAGATTTTGCTGACAATCTTTTCTTCGACTGCGACTACGGGCTGGTTCATGGTTGGGTTTATTTGATTAGTATCGAGTAATTTACGAACTATATTCAAATCAACCCAACTATTCTGTGCTTGTTTTTACCGGTTGGTTGAGATCGTGTCTTCGGTCGAAATTGAATAGGGTTTGCTGTCGGCAGCGACTCCCCATTTTTTATTGGGTTTCGGTCCCATGTTGAAGACCAGCTCGCCGCCATTCATCAAATCTTCGTGATTGATGTAGGTTTTATCCCAGGCTTTTCCGTTCAGCGTTACCGACTGAATGTAGATGTTCTTTTCGCTGAGCTTGTTGGCTTTCATCGTAAAGGTTTTGCCGTCGCCGACTTCAATCGAAGCCTGGTTTACACAGGGACTTCCAATCACGTATTGGTTGGTTCCGGGGCAAACGGGATAAAATCCTATGCTGCTGAAGATGTACCAGGCCGACATTTGGCCGCAATCATCGTTGCCGCACAAACCGTCGGGTTCGGGATTGTATTTGGTGTCGATGATGTGGTGAATTTTTTCGGCTGTTTTCCAGGGCGAGCTGGTCCAGGCGTACAGGTAAGGCACGTGGTGGCTGGGCTCGTTGCCTTGCACGTAGCCGCCAACAATTCCTACGCGGTCAATGTCCTCCGACTCTTCAAAAAACTCATCGGGCAGGTGCATCTCAAACAGCGAATCCAGTCGGGCTGTGAATTTCTTTTCACCACCCATCAAGCGAATGTAGCCGGCCACATCCTGCGGTTCGTAAAACGAATAGTTCCACGCGTTACCTTCAATATAACCCTCGCCGGTTGTTTTCAGCGCGTTGAAGTCTTTCTTCCAGCTGCCGTCAGCATTCTTGGCGCGGATAAAACCAACCGATGGGTCGAAAAGGTTTTGGTAGCTGAGCGCCCGTTTTAGGTAAGTTGAAGCTTCGTCGGTTTTGCCGAGCGATTGGGCAAATTTGGCAATTGTCCAGTCGTCGTAGGCGTATTCGAGAGTGAGTGAAGCCGAGTTGCTCACCTTGTCAAACGGAACGTAGCCGTATTGCATGTACTCGCCAATGCCGTCGTAACTTTTGTGGGTCGACGAGTTAACGACCGCTTCGAAGGCTTTCTCGATATCGTAATTGCGGATTCCTTTTTCGTAAGCATCAACAATAACCGGCACGGCGTGGTAGCCAATCATGCACCAGTTTTCGTTGGCGAAGTGCGACCAAACCGGCAACAGGTGATGAACGCTTTGCTCGTAGTGTTTCAACATGGAAACCACCATGTCGTTGGCGCGTTTGGGTTGAAGCACGGTGAACAGCGGATGCAGGGCGCGGTAGGTATCCCAAAGCGAGAAAACGGTGTAGTCGGTGAAGCCGTCGGCCTGGTAAATGTTGCCGTCGAGACCGCGGTATTTGCCGTCAACATCGCTGTAGGTAATCGGGTTGATGAAGGCG harbors:
- the hcp gene encoding hydroxylamine reductase yields the protein MENMFCYQCQEAAKGIGCTIKGACGKTSDVANLQDTLLFVLKGISILNTQLKEVGQGDKAANKVVFDGLFATITNANFDHTAFVIRIKKALKFRDELKGKVAAAGLLIGDHDSLHWTAASGEEFEAKSKEVGILSEVNEDVRSLKELIIYGLKGLAAYAEHAYNLKHEKQEIFDFMMEALAKTTQDLPVNELIGLTLETGKFGVDVMALLDAANTSAYGNPEVSKVNIGVRNNPAILISGHDLRDMEDLLKQAEGTGVDVYTHSEMLPANYYPEFKKYSCLAGNYGNAWWKQKEEFESFNGPILFTTNCIVPPMEKATYKDRIYTTGASGLTGAIHIPDRKEGEMKDFSAIIEHAKKCAAPTQIEEGEIVGGFAHNQVFELAEPIVEAVKTGAIRKFFVMAGCDGRMMSRDYYEEFAAKLPKDTVILTAGCAKYRYNKLPLGDIGGIPRVIDAGQCNDSYSLAVVALKLKEIFGLDDVNELPIAYNIAWYEQKAVIVLLALLHLGVKNIHLGPTLPAFLSPNVAKVLVENFGIAGITNPDKDIKLFLEEAVA
- a CDS encoding ATP-binding protein, translating into MIREIIKIDEELCNGCGVCVPNCHEGALQIIDGKARLISELMCDGLGACLGHCPQGALEIEKREADEYDETIVIQQMISKGANTVIAHLKHLKDHNEIAFLKEAVGYLKANEDIIELDVPAIISAVHNSKPEAPAASGGCGGGCPGSAPVSFEKPAFMMAPQTTSKSCGQSELQQWPVQMHLINPAASYFQGSDLLIAADCTAFAHGDFHGSFIKGKKLVIACPKLDEGKSIYLEKIIRLIDESRVNTITVAIMEVPCCGGLSHLVQMATERAQRKVPVKEVVIGIRGDIISEEWV
- a CDS encoding ORF6N domain-containing protein; translated protein: MNQPVVAVEEKIVSKIYLIRNKKVMIDRDLAELYGVETRVLNQAVKRNISRFPDDFMFQLTKAEFENWKSQIVISNSEKMGLRKAPLAFTEQGIAMLSSVLNSDQAIPVNIQIMRIFTKVREMLADTMSLRLEIEEIKKKLSNQDKNIELVFSYLDELISQKENQTERRLIGYQQSGTKK
- a CDS encoding GH92 family glycosyl hydrolase — translated: MNRRNGFLLLIGFCLALTAQAQTKTADVCSYVDPFIGTQEMGHTLPGATVPFGMVQLSPETDTIPYSVNGRYNGEVYRYCAGYQYTDPTIVGFAHTHFSGTGHSDLGDFLIMPTTGELQLNPGTAENPESGYRSRFSHEHESASPGYYQVLLQDYDINAELTTSTHVGMHRYSYPKTDIGHIILDMNYNIYNYDGKVIWASVRVENDTLVTGYRITRGWARNRYLYFAMTFSKPIKNYGMKSDEKLVYKGFWRKFDESKNFPQMESRNMVNFFDFDVSDGQPVEIKFALSAVSTEGALKNLQAEIPGWDFEQVKSKASSDWEKELEKVQVEAAPDKLKAFYTSLYHAFINPITYSDVDGKYRGLDGNIYQADGFTDYTVFSLWDTYRALHPLFTVLQPKRANDMVVSMLKHYEQSVHHLLPVWSHFANENWCMIGYHAVPVIVDAYEKGIRNYDIEKAFEAVVNSSTHKSYDGIGEYMQYGYVPFDKVSNSASLTLEYAYDDWTIAKFAQSLGKTDEASTYLKRALSYQNLFDPSVGFIRAKNADGSWKKDFNALKTTGEGYIEGNAWNYSFYEPQDVAGYIRLMGGEKKFTARLDSLFEMHLPDEFFEESEDIDRVGIVGGYVQGNEPSHHVPYLYAWTSSPWKTAEKIHHIIDTKYNPEPDGLCGNDDCGQMSAWYIFSSIGFYPVCPGTNQYVIGSPCVNQASIEVGDGKTFTMKANKLSEKNIYIQSVTLNGKAWDKTYINHEDLMNGGELVFNMGPKPNKKWGVAADSKPYSISTEDTISTNR
- a CDS encoding Crp/Fnr family transcriptional regulator, translating into MLNFELLVKSPVFMGLDAAKLEDILDGIHYQIRKFDKNEQVVHSGDPCVDLMLVLSGSVKGEMADYNGKTIKIEDIPAPRPLAAAFLFGQNNRFPVNVIANEEVSLLCISRPEFLKILQKDQRILTNYLNSISSRAQFLSSRIKFLSFKTIRQKIAHYLLDLAGDRLAVVELPLSQAQLAEFFGVTRPALARAMGEMAAEGLMEVQRRTIRILDKGKMNDLLNG